The following coding sequences lie in one Haemorhous mexicanus isolate bHaeMex1 chromosome 10, bHaeMex1.pri, whole genome shotgun sequence genomic window:
- the SERP1 gene encoding stress-associated endoplasmic reticulum protein 1 produces the protein MVAKQRIRMANEKHSKNITQRGNVAKTSRTAPEEKASVGPWLLALFIFVVCGSAIFQIIQSIRMGM, from the exons ATGGTGGCCAAGCAGCGCATCCGTATGGCCAACGAGAAGCACAGCAAGAACATCACCCAGCGAGGGAACGTCGCCAAGACCTCG AGAACGGCCCCGGAGGAGAAGGCGTCGGTCGGGCCCTGGCTGTTGGCTCTCTTCATCTTCGTGGTCTGCGGATCAG CTATCTTCCAGATCATCCAGAGCATCCGGATGGGCATGTGA
- the LOC132331963 gene encoding putative per-hexamer repeat protein 5: MQPVMPRPREPRPSEALAVTPRRRRGGRALPGAELAQVTSLTTCNTLVPQFILFFSPVKPSQGWLQDCASATHQDGLTVCFPGESSRLSGQASHSCWHRTKRRSHVPAPVSRPSAHTQHSGDPAATGATFSKNSLAERGQPLRRGGSPGQAAAVTARGPERRGTGRRQRILGCGDGPGPGTGTGMGTGKRMGTGKGMGTGKGMGTGKGTGMGTGPGMGTGPGGGGAGTAPPRSTAPPRGRHGPRRSRCATGGPAPSRERVGAREGSAPQPGKGRGKGRVCAALCPPHPAPAPEPPHCCASLLLFTLPSEPGPRP, translated from the coding sequence ATGCAGCCCGTCATGCCCAGGCCCCGAGAGCCGAGGCCTTCCGAGGCGCTGGCCGTGaccccgcgccgccgccgcggtgGTCGGGCTCTTCCCGGAGCTGAGCTTGCTCAGGTGACGTCATTAACCACCTGCAACACGCTTGTCCCTcaattcattcttttcttttctcctgtgaaGCCTTCGCaaggctggctgcaggactgCGCTTCAGCAACGCATCAGGACGGTCTCACGGTCTGCTTCCCAGGCGAGAGCTCCCGGCTGTCCGGCCAGGCCTCTCACAGCTGCTGGCACCGCACAAAGCGCCGCAGCCACGTCCCCGCGCCCGTGTCCCGCCCATCTGCGCACACGCAGCACAGCGGGGACCCGGCAGCGACAGGAGCCACGTTCTCCAAGAACAGCCTCGCGGAGCGGGGACAACCCCTGCGCCGAGGCGGGAGCCCGGGACAGGCGGCGGCAGTGACGGCGCGAGGGCCCGAGAGACGGGGAACCGGGCGGAGGCAGCGGATCCTGGGCTGCGGAGACGGCCCGGGGCCGGGAAcgggaacaggaatgggaacgggaaaAAGAATGGGAACGGGAAaaggaatgggaacgggaaaaggaatgggaacgggaaaaggaacgggaatgggaacgggaccgggaatgggaacgggacCGGGCGGGGGCGGTGCGGGGACAGCTCCGCCCCGCTCCACAGCGCCGCCCCGCGGCCGCCACGGCCCCCGCAGGTCCCGCTGCGCCACGGGCGGACCCGCCCCCAGCCGGGAAAGGGTCGGGGCAAGGGAAGGGTCTGCGCCGCAACCGGGGAAGGGTCGGGGCAAGGGAAGGGTCTGCGCCGCTCTGTGCCCACCTCACCCGGCACCTGCTCCAGAGCCGCctcactgctgtgccagcctcCTCCTATTCACGCTCCCCTCTGAGCCAGGGCCGCGGCCTTGA